From the genome of Pelobacter propionicus DSM 2379, one region includes:
- the cowN gene encoding N(2)-fixation sustaining protein CowN has protein sequence MQKMTETDRYVTFKGIDGDGNARRLVAMLRRHIDDPAKTNLFWEKFKEKLELAESPDTNNTRRLDELFLIHSYINNIYDLLEEHGDQEALTLLHQIEVESC, from the coding sequence ATGCAAAAGATGACAGAAACAGACCGTTACGTGACATTCAAGGGAATTGACGGCGACGGCAATGCCCGGCGATTGGTGGCGATGCTGCGACGTCACATCGATGACCCTGCCAAAACGAATCTGTTCTGGGAGAAATTCAAGGAGAAACTGGAGCTGGCTGAATCGCCCGACACCAACAATACTCGCCGCCTCGACGAACTATTCCTGATCCATTCCTACATCAACAACATATATGATCTGCTTGAGGAACACGGGGACCAAGAGGCGCTGACACTGCTGCACCAGATCGAAGTGGAGTCATGCTGA
- the smpB gene encoding SsrA-binding protein SmpB produces the protein MGEKLICNNKKAYHDYFIEEKMEAGLVLLGTEVKSLRAGKANLNDSFMLVRDGEAFLHNLHISPYEFGNRQNHQADRNRKLLLHRKQIDRLYGRIREQGYSIVPLRMYFKDGLVKVEIGLAKGKKLYDKREDMKKKDSQRELSQALKSKNRE, from the coding sequence ATGGGTGAAAAACTGATCTGTAATAACAAAAAGGCCTACCACGACTATTTCATCGAGGAAAAGATGGAGGCCGGTCTTGTCCTGCTGGGAACCGAGGTGAAGTCCTTGCGGGCTGGCAAAGCCAACCTGAACGACTCCTTCATGCTGGTGCGCGATGGCGAAGCCTTTCTGCATAATCTGCACATCTCTCCCTACGAGTTCGGCAATCGCCAGAACCATCAGGCCGATCGCAATAGAAAACTGCTCTTGCACCGCAAGCAGATTGATCGTTTGTACGGCAGAATCAGGGAACAGGGCTATTCGATCGTTCCCCTGCGCATGTATTTCAAGGACGGTCTGGTGAAGGTCGAGATAGGGCTTGCCAAAGGCAAGAAACTATACGATAAACGTGAAGACATGAAGAAGAAGGACAGTCAGCGCGAACTGTCCCAGGCGCTCAAATCGAAAAACAGGGAGTAA